A single region of the Nicotiana sylvestris chromosome 6, ASM39365v2, whole genome shotgun sequence genome encodes:
- the LOC104212820 gene encoding LOB domain-containing protein 12 produces MGSGSSPCASCKLLRRRCAKDCIFAPYFPPDDPHKFAIVHKVFGASNVSKMLQELPVQQRADAVSSLVYEANARVRDPVYGCVGAISLLQNQVSQLQMQLAVAQAEILCIQMQQEPVPSLPTTCLMEPHVEKSSPFSTSNATNYNFNNNLQSYLSFTSSSTSHVMQDPVKRESLWT; encoded by the exons ATGGGATCAGGAAGTTCTCCTTGTGCTTCCTGCAAATTATTAAGGCGTCGCTGTGCCAAAGACTGCATCTTTGCTCCTTACTTTCCTCCTGATGATCCCCACAAGTTTGCCATTGTTCACAAGGTGTTTGGTGCTAGCAACGTTAGCAAGATGTTGCAG GAACTTCCAGTACAACAGAGAGCAGATGCAGTAAGCAGTTTGGTATATGAAGCGAATGCAAGAGTGAGAGATCCCGTTTATGGATGTGTAGGTGCAATCTCCTTGTTACAGAATCAAGTATCCCAATTACAAATGCAACTGGCTGTAGCTCAAGCAGAGATATTATGCATCCAAATGCAGCAAGAGCCTGTTCCCAGCTTGCCAACAACGTGTCTAATGGAACCTCATGTCGAGAAATCATCACCATTTTCAACAAGTAACGCTACTAATTATAACTTCAATAATAATCTGCAATCTTACCTCAGCTTTACGTCCTCTAGCACTAGTCATGTAATGCAAGACCCTGTAAAGAGAGAGTCTCTCTGGACATAA